A part of Flavobacteriaceae bacterium GSB9 genomic DNA contains:
- the coaD gene encoding pantetheine-phosphate adenylyltransferase, with protein sequence MKRALFPGSFDPITLGHYDIIKRGITVFDEIIVAIGVNAEKKYMFSLEERQNFIKEAFKDEPKVTVVTYEGLTVDFCKKIGVDFILRGLRNPADFEFEKAIAHTNRSLSEIETVFLLTSSKTSYIASSIVRDVIRNNGDYTKLVPESVRVKN encoded by the coding sequence ATGAAACGAGCATTATTTCCGGGATCTTTTGACCCCATTACATTAGGGCACTACGATATTATAAAACGCGGTATTACCGTTTTTGATGAAATTATTGTGGCCATTGGTGTGAATGCCGAGAAAAAATATATGTTTTCTCTTGAAGAACGCCAAAATTTTATTAAGGAAGCGTTTAAAGACGAGCCTAAGGTTACAGTGGTAACTTATGAAGGCCTAACGGTGGATTTTTGCAAAAAAATTGGTGTAGACTTTATTTTACGTGGATTGCGAAACCCTGCAGATTTCGAGTTTGAAAAAGCCATTGCCCACACCAACAGAAGCCTATCGGAAATTGAAACGGTTTTTCTCTTAACCTCTTCGAAAACCTCGTACATTGCCTCTTCTATTGTGCGCGATGTTATTAGAAATAATGGTGATTACACCAAACTGGTACCAGAAAGTGTTCGCGTTAAAAATTAA
- a CDS encoding D-alanine--D-alanine ligase has translation MKNIAIIMGGYSSEYQISLKSGNVVYDTLDTTKYKGYRIHIFKDKWVYVDDDDTEYPIDKNDFSINVDNYKIKFDCVFNAIHGSPGEDGFMQAYFKLLKLPQTSCSMYQAALTFNKRDLLSTLKPYGIKTAQSFYLNLGDTVDKGQIIEKVGLPCFVKANKAGSSFGVSKVHKKEDLLDAINVAFREDDEIIIESFLEGTEVSVGVITYKGEIKVLPITEIVSENDFFDYEAKYQGKSQEITPARLPKEQEEKVTAEAKKIYEILKMKGFSRSEFIFKNGEPHLLEVNTVPGLTKESILPQQAAAAGISLSDLFENAIEEALNSNP, from the coding sequence ATGAAAAACATTGCCATAATTATGGGTGGCTATTCCAGCGAATACCAAATATCGCTTAAAAGTGGAAACGTAGTTTACGACACCCTAGACACTACAAAATACAAGGGTTACCGTATTCATATCTTTAAAGACAAATGGGTTTATGTAGACGATGACGACACTGAATACCCTATTGATAAGAATGATTTTTCAATAAATGTAGACAACTATAAAATTAAATTCGACTGCGTATTTAATGCCATACACGGTTCACCGGGCGAAGATGGTTTTATGCAAGCGTACTTTAAACTTTTAAAACTGCCGCAAACCAGTTGTAGTATGTACCAAGCGGCTTTAACTTTTAACAAACGTGACCTGCTGAGCACCCTAAAACCTTATGGCATAAAAACGGCACAATCATTTTATTTGAACCTAGGCGACACCGTTGATAAAGGTCAAATTATAGAAAAAGTTGGCCTGCCTTGCTTTGTAAAGGCCAATAAGGCGGGCAGTAGTTTTGGGGTTAGTAAAGTACACAAAAAGGAAGATTTACTAGATGCTATTAATGTGGCGTTTAGAGAGGATGATGAAATTATTATAGAATCATTTTTGGAAGGCACCGAAGTTTCGGTAGGTGTTATCACTTATAAAGGAGAAATCAAAGTTTTGCCCATCACCGAAATTGTTTCTGAAAATGACTTTTTTGATTATGAAGCCAAGTACCAAGGAAAATCACAGGAAATAACACCGGCACGACTACCAAAAGAACAAGAGGAAAAAGTGACCGCAGAAGCAAAAAAAATATATGAAATATTAAAAATGAAGGGATTTAGCCGAAGTGAATTCATCTTTAAAAACGGCGAACCTCATTTATTGGAGGTGAATACAGTACCGGGATTAACCAAAGAAAGCATACTGCCCCAACAAGCTGCGGCTGCTGGCATAAGCCTTAGTGATTTGTTTGAAAACGCCATTGAAGAAGCTTTAAATAGCAACCCTTAA